One part of the Homo sapiens chromosome 19, GRCh38.p14 Primary Assembly genome encodes these proteins:
- the ZNF226 gene encoding zinc finger protein 226 isoform c (isoform c is encoded by transcript variant 21), with protein MVENFRNLLSVGHPPFKQDVSPIERNEQLWIMTTATRRQGNLGEKNQSKLITVQDRESEEELSCWQIWQQIANDLTRCQDSMINNSQCHKQGDFPYQVGTELSIQISEDENYIVNKADGPNNTGNPEFPILRTQDSWRKTFLTESQRLNRDQQISIKNKLCQCKKGVDPIGWISHHDGHRVHKSEKSYRPNDYEKDNMKILTFDHNSMIHTGQKSYQCNECKKPFSDLSSFDLHQQLQSGEKSLTCVERGKGFCYSPVLPVHQKVHVGEKLKCDECGKEFSQGAHLQTHQKVHVIEKPYKCKQCGKGFSRRSALNVHCKVHTAEKPYNCEECGRAFSQASHLQDHQRLHTGEKPFKCDACGKSFSRNSHLQSHQRVHTGEKPYKCEECGKGFICSSNLYIHQRVHTGEKPYKCEECGKGFSRPSSLQAHQGVHTGEKSYICTVCGKGFTLSSNLQAHQRVHTGEKPYKCNECGKSFRRNSHYQVHLVVHTGEKPYKCEICGKGFSQSSYLQIHQKAHSIEKPFKCEECGQGFNQSSRLQIHQLIHTGEKPYKCEECGKGFSRRADLKIHCRIHTGEKPYNCEECGKVFRQASNLLAHQRVHSGEKPFKCEECGKSFGRSAHLQAHQKVHTGDKPYKCDECGKGFKWSLNLDMHQRVHTGEKPYKCGECGKYFSQASSLQLHQSVHTGEKPYKCDVCGKVFSRSSQLQSHQRVHTGEKPYKCEICGKSFSWRSNLTVHHRIHVGDKSYKSNRGGKNIRESTQEKKSIK; from the coding sequence CAGAAGAAGAGCTTTCTTGTTGGCAAATCTGGCAACAAATTGCAAATGACTTAACCAGGTGTCAAGACTCCATGATCAATAATTCTCAGTGTCACAAACAAGGTGATTTCCCTTACCAGGTAGGGACAGAACTGTCTATTCAAATTTCTGAAGATGAGAACTATATAGTAAATAAAGCAGATGGTCCCAATAATACTGGGAATCCAGAGTTTCCTATCTTGAGAACCCAGGATTCTTGGAGGAAAACATTCCTGACTGAGTCACAGAGATTGAACAGAGATCAGCAaatttccataaaaaataaattatgtcaaTGTAAGAAGGGTGTTGATCCCATCGGTTGGATTTCACATCATGATGGTCATAGAGTACACAAAAGTGAAAAATCTTATAGACCCAATGATTATGAAAAAGACAACATGAAGATTTTGACATTTGATCACAATAGCATGATTCACACAGGACAGAAATCGTACCAGTGTAATGAGTGTAAAAAACCCTTCAGTGATCTCTCCAGCTTTGATCTTCATCAGCAGTTACAATCAGGAGAGAAGTCTCTTACATGTGTTGAGCGTGGAAAAGGCTTCTGTTACAGCCCAGTTCTTCCTGTTCATCAGAAAGTACATGTGGGAGAAAAACTTAAGTGTGATGAGTGTGGTAAGGAATTCAGTCAGGGCGCTCATCTACAGACCCATCAGAAAGTCCACGTGATagagaaaccatacaaatgtaagCAATGTGGGAAAGGTTTCAGTCGTAGATCAGCACTTAATGTTCATTGCAAGGTCCACACGGCAGAGAAACCTTATAATTGTGAGGAGTGTGGGAGGGCCTTCAGTCAGGCCTCTCATCTTCAGGACCATCAGAGACTCCACACTGGGGAGAAGCCATTCAAATGTGATGCATGTGGTAAGAGCTTCAGTCGGAATTCACATCTTCAATCCCATCAAAGAgttcatacaggagagaaaccatacaaatgtgaGGAGTGTGGTAAGGGCTTCATTTGTAGCTCAAATCTTTACATTCATCAGAGAGTCCACACAGGAGAAAAACCCTATAAATGTGAGGAATGTGGTAAAGGCTTTAGTCGGCCTTCAAGTCTTCAGGCCCATCAGGgagttcacactggagagaagtcATACATATGTACTGTATGTGGGAAAGGCTTTACTCTGAGTTCAAATCTTCAAGCCCATCAGAGagtccacactggagagaagccatACAAATGCAATGAGTGTGGGAAGAGCTTCAGGAGGAATTCCCATTATCAAGTTCATCTAGTGgtccacacaggagagaaaccctataaatgtgaGATATGTGGGAAGGGCTTCAGTCAAAGTTCGTATCTTCAAATCCATCAGAAGGCCCACAGTATAGAGAAACCTTTTAAGTGTGAGGAGTGTGGGCAGGGTTTCAATCAGAGCTCACGACTTCAGATTCACCAGCTGATCCATACGGGtgagaaaccatacaaatgtgaAGAGTGTGGCAAGGGATTTAGTCGTAGAGCAGATCTTAAAATTCACTGTAGGatccacacaggagagaaaccataTAATTGTGAGGAGTGTGGGAAGGTCTTCAGGCAGGCCTCAAATCTTTTGGCCCATCAGAGAGTCCACAGTGGAGAAAAACCattcaaatgtgaagaatgtgggaaGAGTTTCGGTCGGAGTGCACATCTTCAAGCCCATCAAAAAGTCCACACTGGAGATAAGCCATACAAATGTGATGAGTGTGGGAAGGGCTTCAAGTGGAGCTTGAACCTTGACATGCATCAGAGGGTGCACAcaggagaaaaaccatataaATGTGGGGAGTGTGGTAAGTACTTCAGTCAGGCCTCAAGTCTTCAACTTCATCAGAGTgtccacacaggagagaaaccatacaaatgtgaTGTGTGTGGTAAAGTCTTCAGTCGGTCTTCACAACTACAGTCTCATCAGCGAGTTCACACTGGGGAGAAACCTTATAAATGTGAGATATGTGGTAAGAGCTTCAGTTGGCGATCAAATCTTACAGTTCATCACAGAATCCATGTTGGTGATAAATCCTATAAAAGTAATAGGGGTGGTAAGAACATCAGAGAAtccacacaggaaaaaaaatctataaaatga